In Romboutsia lituseburensis, a genomic segment contains:
- a CDS encoding response regulator transcription factor gives MFNILIIEDDDTIAFGVKSFLSKSNYNVIHGENLKRGKELFKTDIDLILLDLNLPDGSGFEFCRYVKEIKDIPIIFLTINDEDSNMIKGLDMGGDDYITKPFKLSVLQSRISAVLRRTVKQQIQEDILCCKNIKVIKSQSRVYKNNQEVELTLGEYNLLLQLLENKNRTLTRSILLENLWDVNGEFVNNNTLSVAIKRLREKLEDASFIKTVRGIGYRLED, from the coding sequence ATGTTTAATATTTTGATAATTGAAGATGATGATACAATTGCTTTTGGAGTTAAATCATTTTTATCGAAAAGCAACTATAACGTTATTCATGGTGAAAATTTAAAAAGAGGAAAAGAACTTTTTAAAACAGATATAGATTTAATATTGCTAGACTTAAATCTACCTGATGGATCAGGATTTGAGTTTTGTCGTTATGTAAAAGAAATTAAAGATATCCCTATTATTTTTCTTACTATCAATGATGAAGACAGCAATATGATAAAAGGATTAGATATGGGGGGAGATGACTATATTACAAAACCCTTTAAATTAAGTGTTTTACAATCTCGTATTAGTGCAGTGTTACGTAGAACAGTAAAACAGCAAATCCAAGAAGATATTTTATGTTGCAAAAACATTAAAGTAATAAAATCTCAATCAAGAGTGTATAAAAACAATCAAGAGGTAGAATTAACACTTGGTGAGTATAACTTATTATTACAATTATTAGAAAATAAAAATCGAACTTTAACAAGATCTATATTGTTGGAAAATTTATGGGATGTTAATGGAGAATTTGTAAATAACAACACATTATCAGTAGCAATAAAGCGTCTTAGAGAAAAGTTAGAAGATGCATCTTTTATTAAAACTGTAAGAGGCATAGGCTATAGGTTGGAGGATTAA